One segment of Salvelinus alpinus chromosome 1, SLU_Salpinus.1, whole genome shotgun sequence DNA contains the following:
- the ophn1 gene encoding oligophrenin-1 isoform X6: MQSRVQNACDLLIKPLEKFRKEQIGVTKERRKKFEKESEKYYSQLDKHLNLSAKKKETQLQEADELLDKERLNFYESSVEYVYQIQQVQDRKKFDVVEPVLAFLHSILTLNNLTVEMTQDFMPYKQELQLSLQNTRNHFESTREEMEELMKRMKHPTQIGKMHGQPTIEGYLYSQEKWALGVSWVKYYCKYHKDSKLFVMVPAEPKPATKQGPTELKLKSCFRRKTESIDKRFCFDIETYERNIPVTLQAVSEANRKLWMEAMDGKEPIYHSPIHKQAEMELNEVGFKFVRKCINFVETKGLTQEGVYRTVGSNIQVQKLLNAFFDQKCPGDVDFHSSDWDIKTITSAMKFYLRSLTEPLMTYGLNRDLILAAKSDSLDDRLGAIHSLTYKLPEKNREMLSLLIEHLVNVCSNSGDNLMTPSNMGVIFGPTLMRAEEETVAAMLDIKFQNIVVEILIEDYTKIFCTAPEESSTAPPMPPPRITPRKRQPITISKRTPRVYPAVNYGQLQNTENEQNGSRPEGVDAGGDTPTSPTPLQRTKPITAPPRLPREPPQRQALLPRPSIRQDRHSDFDVAKLVAKLPDGGQRPDVTANGETGVTVNRAQSFQGRRPPRSVAVIREAESDGVIKTRSPAEKPAICRPPTRPPDPPSRYPAPHKSPTATPSEDTPASYFPFVSRMVHYPKDIQPTWHNCGKHWSQHGPASLWNAFDTLQSPCPNELRLF; encoded by the exons GAAAGAAGGAAGAAGTTTGAGAAAGAGAGCGAAAAATATTACTCTCAGTTAGATAAACATCTGAATTTGTCTGCGAAGAAGAAGGAAACTCAGCTGCAAGAG GCTGACGAGCTGCTGGACAAAGAGAGGCTGAACTTCTATGAGTCGTCAGTGGAGTATGTGTACCAGATCCAGCAGGTGCAGGACCGAAAGAAGTTTGATGTGGTGGAGCCT GTGCTGGCATTTCTTCACAGTATCCTAACACTCAACAACCTGACGGTGGAGATGACTCAGGACTTCATGCCCTATAAGCAGGAGCTGCAGCTCAGCTTGCAGAAT ACGCGGAACCACTTTGAGAGcactcgtgaggagatggaggagctGATGAAGAGAATGAAGCATCCAACCCAGATCGGCAAAATGCACGGCCAGCCAACCATTGAGGGCTACCTGTACTCTCAGGAGAAGT GGGCCTTGGGTGTGTCATGGGTGAAGTACTACTGCAAGTATCACAAAGACAGCAAGCTGTTTGTCATGGTCCCTGCTGAACCAAAACCCGCAACCAAACAG GGCCCCACAGAGCTGAAGCTTAAATCCTGCTTCCGCCGAAAGACAGAGTCCATAGACAAGCGCTTCTGCTTTGATATCGAAACTTACGAGAG AAACATACCTGTCACTCTCCAGGCTGTTTCGGAGGCCAACAGAAAGTTATGGATGGAGGCCATGGATGGAAAAGAGCCT ATTTATCATTCCCCAATTCACAAGCAAGCTGAAA TGGAATTGAATGAAGTTGGATTCAAGTTTGTAAGAAAATGCATTAACTTCGTTGAAACTAAAG GACTCACACAAGAAGGAGTATACAGAACTGTTGGCAGTAACATCCAAGTGCAGAAGCTTTTAAATGCTTTCTTTG ATCAGAAATGCCCAGGGGATGTGGATTTCCACAGCAGCGACTGGGACATTAAAACCATCACAAGTGCCATGAAGTTTTATCTCCG GAGTTTAACAGAGCCTCTGATGACCTACGGTCTCAACAGGGACCTCATCTTAGCAGCAA AATCAGATAGTCTAGATGATCGACTGGGTGCAATCCACTCCCTGACATACAAACTCCCAGAGAAGAATCGAGAAATGCTAAGCCTACTGATCGAACACCTGGTGAA TGTCTGCAGCAACAGTGGAGACAATCTGATGACTCCCTCCAACATGGGCGTGATCTTTGGCCCCACCCTGATGAGGGCAGAGGAAGAGACTGTGGCAGCCATGTTGGATATAAAGTTCCAGAACATTGTTGTTGAGATTCTAATCGAGGATTACACCAAG ATCTTCTGCACTGCGCCAGAGGAGAGTTCCACAGCCCCACCCATGCCGCCTCCAAGGATTACCCCAAGGAAACGGCAACCAATCACCATCTCCAAGCGCACGCCCCGCGTCTACCCGGCAGTTAATTATGGCCAGCTCCAGAACACTGAGA ATGAGCAAAATGGTAGCAGACCAGAGGGGGTGGATGCTGGCGGGGACACCCCAACGAGCCCCACACCTCTCCAGAGGACCAAACCCATAACTGCCCCTCCACGGCTCCCTCGGGAACCTCCTCAGAGGCAGGCCCTCCTGCCGAGGCCATCCATCCGCCAGGACAGACACTCAGACTTTGACGTTGCCAAACTGGTTGCTAAGCTACCGGATGGAGGTCAGAGGCCAGATGTAACAGCCAATGGAGAGACGGGAGTCACTGTGAACCGAGCGCAGTCCTTCCAAGGCAGAAGACCACCTCGAAGTGTTGCGGTCATTCGAGAAG CAGAAAGTGACGGTGTGATCAAAACGAGGTCTCCGGCTGAGAAGCCTGCCATCTGCAGACCTCCAACCAGACCCCCTGACCCCCCTAGCCGATACCCTGCACCCCACAAGAGCCCCACTGCAACCCCCAGCGAGGACACCCCGGCGTCATA tttcccgtttgtatcaagaatggtccactacccaaaggacatccagccaacttggcacaactgtgggaagcattggagtcaacatgggccagcatccctgtggaacgctttcgacaccttgcagagtccatgccccaacgaattgaggctgttctga